A section of the Bacillus pumilus genome encodes:
- a CDS encoding DNRLRE domain-containing protein, producing the protein MNLKRKVKWKRNIAALLAFVMLLSMLPSDIFAEEHDKNTKSSHNSLEEFDDSKALELAGVDEDEIGKDGEVLSERTENSKLFYEGEGVFTQEVYPDPIHIKEAPDAEWEDISPELKTISKKEIETENAKLETTFQKQMKQGLYATFEHKKHQIEFSILKASGKNKSEINSKDTSAQFKENTNELTYEEVFPNIDLRSFTFNENIKEDIVLNQYDGYNSFTFKIKTDLTGEIEEDGSITFYDQKKRTIFQVPKPFMTDSNLDEKSGEVARSEDVSFKLEKEHDGYLLRVTADEKWLKDPERVYPVSIDPSTSLSVSADTFIMSKYPTTNYSSSTQKWDAKLKSYVLKTGYYDKTTGTNYAFMKFNSFKPIQNMNVTKATLKTYVAHSYYGSKATGLWLDTVNANYDHTKLTWNNKPSSKNIGKANVYKGQWASYDVTSTIKAWNSGTANYGFKLHANGNGQDHWKKIISSTNSTNKPVIEVTYTIPQANAPTVKGFSNGNGTGYFNLSWKKVAGAKGYKVWLYNGKEYEAISVGNVASWSTKGKNIWPTASEIAAKKYKLHLDGKGGTELAVDPSPVYKNSGGNYATSKNYWVAVSAIFDQGEGAMSAKVKPVVPNVARAKAPSTKGFNNNNATGYFDLSWNSVSGATGYKIQMFNGKSYETLDLGNQTSWSTKGKKVWPTAAEIKAGKYALHLQDGKGAELPIHPGATYKNAGGNAAQKHYSFRVIAYNKDGEAIASPPAGPTLPDLSRPKALSGYAYTNTKESQTGYFNLHWDKVKNAKGYKINIYNGKAYQSFDVGDVDHWTTQNKNIWPTPAEIKSGKYVLHTDGKGGELALDPSPVYENANGNYKGRKNYSFTLSAYDANGETIPTPAFNPTFHEGAEFLGTEDYWSIIDIPDGQLNGATGNVIVSEEEMSIDGRGPGLGMGRTYNSLDAADHLFGQGWYADVETSITPTKEGVIYLDEDATTHVFTKKADGTYQPPTGIFLELTESKDEYMLKTKDQTFAHFSKNGGKITKVVDGHKNTTTYKYNENNQLTSMEDASGRKIIMDYDEDGHIISVQGPKGKKLSYEYDAGLLTKVIDSDGTSISYEYDKEGRLIKQFSQNSTKDQPVFTEYQYENHRLVKAINAKKETFEYAYDLSKKTLMLTQPNGRKIQYTYNEAANPIQVVDDAEGLKITTKTKYEGNQIVEETDPNDVEKGKATESYSYDKNGNVIQAKDAYGTETYEYNKNNDVTKVKDTEGDITDIAYDGLDAVSETDQSGNMSSASIYDSYGNLVQTSKELAAGASILKNGSFEDTLTGWKLTASKDDGKLAQTAGKSGPLSGGRVLEVSSQSTTEGTELGYSSATQEVILEPNTTYTLSGKIKTELTKARAFFNIDLRDTNNKRIQWISNGYSTLSGKNDWTKRQVTFTTPSHAGKAVIYMEVDHRDKAGKGKAWFDEIQLEKGEVSSSYNPVKNNSFTDKTTSWSGTGGSLDNEEGFNDDVSLKMTRTSSTQANVIYKQSVPIEQSANDQSVYVTLTGMSKAENVKASSENDYSLQASVTYTDGTTGTFNAKFPTGTQEWNRAAVVIPKTKPLKKVDVQIVFQKSATGTVWFDDIRLVEGSLLTKTTYDEKGNYAVKEEDELGYSSQSTYDETGKKLSDTDAKGEKTTFEYDQADQLKKITLSNGTSIVRTYDKEGNEQSKTIRAESDQTYQFEYDLMGKLTKTIDPLGNVLKSEYDANSNLIKTISANGHEVSLTYDGTDRVKSKSYNGTEKYNFNYDKNGNETTVVNKEQNTTKNRTFDQQNRITKLTERGSSQTWTYPADSDKLKSFEWTHGNQKGTNQFSYNKLDQMTQMKDSSSTYSFDYDENGNVQSFITGNGSGASFAYDERNLINDLHIGTSQGATILNEAYEYDQSGNRITIEKGTNGKIRYEYGKLDQLIKETHPDGTVIEYTYDGFGNRKTVATEKNGTKKTINASFNIMNQLTKVNDETLTYDKNGNRTSDGQFLYEWDAEDNITAIKKKGEDKPFVTYKYDERGYRIQKTVNGKVTNYFYDGDSLNVLYETDGDNEVTKAYTYGESGQLLAFTQNGNKYFYHYNAHGDVIAITNNAGKIVAEYEYDTWGVPTKVKEDEEVKGNPYRYAGYRFDEETGMYYLIARYYEPRTGVFLSLDPDPGSDGDALDQNGYTYGNNNPVMNVDPDGHWVWFVVNAGFAVYDGYKAHKSGKDWKGVAAATVSGFLGGGKLKGAKRALNFAKSSGKRKVKSVDWDHIKSGHSAKSKKKNKGKFRSNKTLKRTTRDTLKTGKARAGNKPGSTVYEKTYKKYVGVNGKGKKTKRVRVVVQKDGTLRTSFPY; encoded by the coding sequence ATGAACCTAAAAAGAAAAGTAAAATGGAAAAGGAATATCGCGGCACTACTAGCCTTTGTGATGCTTTTATCAATGTTACCTTCTGATATTTTTGCAGAGGAACATGACAAAAATACAAAATCAAGTCATAACAGCTTAGAAGAGTTTGATGATTCAAAAGCCCTGGAATTGGCAGGCGTTGACGAAGATGAAATTGGAAAAGACGGAGAAGTTCTTTCAGAAAGAACAGAAAACAGCAAACTTTTTTATGAAGGAGAGGGTGTATTTACACAAGAGGTTTATCCTGATCCTATTCATATTAAAGAGGCTCCAGATGCTGAATGGGAGGACATCTCTCCAGAATTAAAGACGATCTCGAAAAAAGAAATAGAAACAGAAAATGCGAAATTAGAAACTACTTTTCAAAAGCAAATGAAACAAGGACTTTATGCGACATTTGAACACAAGAAGCATCAAATTGAATTTTCAATTTTAAAAGCTTCAGGGAAAAATAAATCAGAAATCAATTCCAAAGATACCTCTGCACAATTTAAAGAGAACACCAACGAGCTTACATATGAAGAGGTATTTCCAAATATAGATTTACGATCATTCACCTTTAATGAAAACATCAAGGAAGATATTGTACTCAATCAATATGATGGCTACAATTCATTTACATTTAAAATAAAGACAGATCTAACTGGGGAAATTGAGGAAGACGGTTCTATTACATTTTACGATCAGAAAAAACGGACCATTTTTCAAGTCCCAAAACCGTTTATGACGGATTCTAATTTAGATGAAAAGTCAGGTGAAGTGGCTCGCTCAGAAGATGTGAGCTTTAAATTAGAAAAAGAACACGATGGCTATTTACTTCGTGTGACAGCAGATGAAAAATGGCTTAAAGATCCTGAACGAGTTTATCCTGTGTCTATCGATCCTTCGACTTCTTTATCTGTATCAGCAGACACATTTATCATGAGTAAGTACCCAACAACAAATTATTCATCCTCTACGCAAAAATGGGACGCTAAACTTAAAAGTTATGTACTCAAAACAGGTTATTACGATAAAACAACTGGTACAAACTATGCGTTCATGAAGTTTAACTCATTCAAACCGATTCAAAATATGAATGTAACGAAAGCGACGCTCAAAACATATGTTGCTCATTCATATTACGGGTCGAAGGCTACTGGCCTTTGGCTGGATACAGTGAATGCCAACTATGATCATACAAAACTAACGTGGAACAATAAACCAAGCTCTAAAAACATCGGCAAAGCCAATGTATATAAAGGACAATGGGCGAGCTATGATGTGACTTCAACCATCAAAGCTTGGAATAGCGGAACAGCTAACTATGGTTTTAAATTACATGCAAATGGAAATGGGCAAGACCATTGGAAAAAAATAATCTCATCAACAAACTCTACCAATAAACCAGTCATTGAAGTAACGTATACCATTCCACAAGCAAATGCACCAACTGTAAAAGGTTTTAGTAATGGAAATGGTACAGGCTACTTCAATTTAAGTTGGAAAAAGGTAGCTGGTGCAAAAGGCTACAAAGTGTGGTTATACAACGGAAAAGAGTATGAAGCCATTTCAGTTGGAAATGTGGCATCATGGAGTACAAAAGGAAAGAATATATGGCCAACAGCAAGCGAGATTGCTGCTAAAAAATATAAACTTCATTTAGACGGAAAAGGTGGAACTGAATTAGCAGTTGATCCTTCCCCAGTTTACAAAAACTCAGGTGGCAATTATGCGACAAGTAAAAATTATTGGGTAGCTGTAAGTGCGATTTTTGACCAAGGTGAAGGCGCAATGTCAGCAAAAGTAAAACCTGTCGTGCCGAATGTGGCTAGAGCGAAGGCACCTAGTACAAAAGGATTCAATAATAATAATGCAACAGGTTACTTTGATCTTTCTTGGAATTCAGTTTCCGGTGCGACCGGTTATAAAATACAAATGTTTAATGGGAAAAGCTATGAGACATTGGATCTCGGGAATCAAACATCATGGTCAACAAAAGGGAAAAAAGTATGGCCGACAGCTGCTGAGATCAAAGCAGGTAAATATGCATTACACCTCCAAGATGGAAAAGGGGCAGAGCTTCCAATTCATCCTGGTGCGACTTACAAAAATGCTGGAGGAAATGCGGCTCAAAAACATTATTCCTTCAGAGTGATTGCCTATAATAAAGATGGAGAAGCCATTGCTTCACCGCCAGCTGGACCAACTTTACCTGATTTATCTAGACCGAAAGCTTTATCTGGATATGCTTATACCAATACAAAAGAGAGCCAAACAGGTTATTTCAATTTACATTGGGACAAAGTGAAAAATGCAAAAGGATATAAAATTAACATCTATAATGGTAAGGCATATCAATCATTTGATGTTGGTGATGTCGATCATTGGACAACACAAAACAAGAATATTTGGCCAACTCCTGCTGAAATTAAAAGTGGGAAATATGTGCTTCATACAGATGGAAAGGGCGGAGAATTAGCGCTAGACCCATCACCAGTATATGAAAATGCAAATGGAAATTATAAAGGACGCAAGAACTACTCCTTTACCCTTTCCGCCTACGATGCAAATGGAGAAACCATTCCGACACCAGCCTTTAACCCGACATTCCATGAAGGGGCCGAATTCCTTGGAACAGAGGATTACTGGTCGATTATTGATATACCAGACGGCCAGCTTAATGGTGCAACTGGGAATGTGATTGTCAGTGAAGAAGAAATGTCGATTGATGGAAGAGGACCAGGACTTGGAATGGGTCGAACGTACAATAGTTTAGATGCAGCGGACCACCTGTTTGGTCAAGGGTGGTACGCAGATGTAGAAACGAGTATCACGCCAACAAAAGAAGGTGTCATCTATCTTGATGAAGATGCCACAACTCATGTTTTTACAAAAAAAGCAGATGGTACGTATCAACCACCAACAGGTATTTTCCTTGAATTAACGGAATCAAAAGATGAATACATGTTAAAAACGAAGGATCAAACCTTTGCGCACTTTAGTAAAAACGGTGGGAAGATTACCAAGGTTGTAGATGGACATAAAAATACAACGACATACAAATATAACGAAAACAATCAGCTCACTTCAATGGAAGATGCATCTGGCCGAAAAATAATAATGGATTATGATGAAGATGGTCATATCATTTCGGTTCAAGGACCAAAAGGGAAAAAGCTTTCATATGAGTATGATGCAGGTTTACTAACGAAAGTCATAGATTCAGATGGAACAAGTATCTCATATGAATACGATAAAGAAGGCAGATTGATTAAACAATTCTCTCAAAACAGTACAAAAGATCAGCCTGTTTTTACAGAATATCAATATGAAAATCATCGTTTAGTCAAGGCAATCAATGCAAAAAAAGAAACCTTTGAGTATGCATATGATTTATCTAAAAAGACACTCATGCTGACGCAGCCAAACGGGCGAAAAATACAGTATACGTATAACGAAGCAGCCAATCCAATTCAAGTTGTAGATGATGCGGAAGGGCTTAAGATCACCACTAAAACCAAATATGAAGGCAACCAAATCGTAGAAGAAACTGACCCAAATGATGTAGAGAAAGGAAAAGCTACAGAAAGCTATTCGTATGACAAAAATGGCAACGTCATTCAGGCGAAAGATGCTTACGGGACAGAAACCTACGAGTATAACAAAAATAATGATGTCACTAAAGTGAAAGATACAGAAGGAGATATTACAGATATCGCCTACGATGGATTAGATGCTGTATCTGAAACGGATCAAAGTGGAAATATGTCTTCAGCAAGTATTTATGATTCGTACGGGAATTTGGTACAAACGAGTAAAGAACTTGCTGCAGGTGCGAGTATATTAAAAAATGGCAGTTTTGAAGATACGCTAACAGGCTGGAAGCTTACAGCATCTAAGGATGACGGGAAATTAGCGCAGACAGCTGGAAAAAGTGGTCCGTTATCTGGCGGCAGAGTATTAGAGGTCAGTTCACAGTCGACAACTGAAGGAACAGAACTTGGCTATTCTTCTGCTACTCAAGAAGTAATACTAGAGCCAAATACGACGTATACACTGAGTGGAAAAATCAAGACAGAGCTAACGAAAGCAAGAGCATTTTTTAACATTGATTTAAGAGATACAAACAACAAACGAATTCAATGGATCAGTAACGGCTACAGTACATTATCAGGCAAAAACGATTGGACAAAACGCCAAGTCACGTTTACGACGCCATCTCATGCAGGCAAAGCTGTGATCTATATGGAAGTGGATCATCGTGATAAGGCTGGAAAAGGAAAAGCCTGGTTCGATGAGATTCAGCTAGAAAAAGGCGAAGTTTCATCAAGTTATAATCCAGTCAAAAATAATTCCTTTACGGATAAAACAACAAGCTGGAGCGGAACAGGTGGTTCATTAGATAATGAAGAAGGCTTTAACGATGACGTTTCGTTAAAAATGACAAGAACCTCTTCAACTCAAGCGAATGTCATCTATAAACAATCTGTACCAATTGAACAAAGTGCAAATGATCAATCTGTGTATGTCACATTGACTGGGATGTCTAAGGCTGAAAATGTCAAAGCCTCAAGTGAAAATGACTACTCACTTCAAGCGTCCGTTACGTATACAGATGGCACAACAGGAACGTTTAATGCGAAATTCCCAACCGGTACACAGGAGTGGAACCGAGCGGCGGTTGTCATACCAAAAACAAAACCATTGAAAAAAGTCGACGTTCAGATTGTTTTCCAAAAAAGCGCGACTGGAACAGTTTGGTTTGACGATATTCGTCTAGTAGAAGGAAGTCTTTTAACGAAAACCACTTACGACGAAAAAGGGAACTATGCAGTTAAAGAAGAGGATGAGCTTGGTTACTCATCTCAATCTACCTACGATGAAACAGGCAAAAAACTTTCTGACACAGATGCGAAAGGCGAAAAAACAACATTCGAATATGACCAGGCTGATCAGCTGAAGAAAATCACTTTATCTAACGGGACATCCATTGTGAGAACGTATGATAAAGAGGGCAATGAACAGTCGAAAACCATTCGTGCAGAGTCAGATCAGACGTATCAGTTTGAATACGACCTGATGGGCAAATTGACAAAAACCATTGATCCATTAGGAAATGTGTTAAAAAGTGAATATGATGCGAATAGCAACTTAATCAAAACCATTTCTGCAAATGGACATGAAGTGTCTCTCACGTATGATGGAACAGACCGAGTGAAATCCAAGTCATACAATGGGACAGAAAAATATAACTTTAACTATGATAAAAACGGAAACGAAACAACAGTTGTTAACAAAGAACAAAACACAACCAAAAACAGAACGTTCGACCAACAAAACCGCATCACAAAGTTAACAGAGCGTGGCAGCAGCCAAACTTGGACGTATCCAGCCGATTCAGATAAACTAAAATCCTTTGAGTGGACACACGGAAATCAAAAAGGAACGAACCAATTCAGTTACAATAAGCTTGATCAAATGACGCAGATGAAGGATTCGAGTTCTACGTATTCGTTTGATTATGATGAAAATGGAAATGTTCAGTCCTTTATTACAGGTAACGGCAGTGGTGCTAGCTTTGCTTATGATGAGCGCAATTTAATCAACGATTTGCACATTGGAACAAGCCAAGGGGCAACGATCTTAAACGAAGCTTACGAATATGATCAAAGTGGAAACAGAATAACGATTGAAAAAGGCACCAACGGGAAGATTCGTTATGAATATGGAAAATTAGATCAATTGATCAAAGAAACTCATCCAGATGGCACGGTCATTGAGTACACATATGATGGGTTTGGAAACAGAAAAACAGTTGCGACTGAAAAAAATGGCACTAAAAAAACAATCAACGCATCATTCAACATCATGAACCAACTGACAAAGGTAAATGATGAGACTTTAACTTATGACAAAAATGGCAACCGAACGTCTGACGGACAATTCCTTTATGAATGGGATGCAGAAGATAACATAACGGCCATCAAGAAAAAAGGCGAAGACAAGCCATTTGTCACTTACAAATATGATGAGCGTGGATACAGAATTCAAAAAACAGTGAATGGAAAAGTCACCAATTACTTTTATGACGGCGACAGCCTGAATGTTTTATACGAAACAGATGGAGACAACGAAGTCACAAAAGCATACACATACGGTGAGAGTGGACAACTCCTTGCATTCACACAAAATGGAAACAAATATTTCTATCACTACAATGCACACGGTGATGTCATAGCCATCACAAATAATGCAGGAAAAATCGTTGCTGAGTACGAATACGATACATGGGGCGTTCCAACTAAAGTAAAAGAAGATGAAGAAGTAAAAGGAAACCCATATCGCTATGCTGGTTACCGCTTCGACGAAGAAACAGGAATGTACTATTTAATCGCACGCTACTATGAACCGAGAACCGGCGTATTCCTATCACTAGATCCAGACCCAGGAAGCGATGGAGATGCGCTAGATCAAAACGGATATACCTATGGCAACAACAACCCAGTCATGAATGTAGACCCAGACGGCCATTGGGTATGGTTTGTTGTCAATGCAGGATTTGCGGTATATGATGGATACAAAGCACATAAATCAGGGAAAGATTGGAAAGGTGTAGCAGCTGCAACCGTATCAGGATTTTTGGGTGGTGGAAAATTAAAGGGAGCGAAAAGGGCTTTAAATTTTGCGAAAAGCAGTGGGAAACGAAAAGTAAAGAGTGTTGATTGGGACCATATCAAATCAGGTCACTCTGCAAAATCTAAAAAGAAAAATAAGGGAAAATTTAGAAGTAATAAAACATTAAAAAGAACTACACGGGATACCTTGAAGACGGGAAAGGCTAGAGCTGGGAATAAACCTGGCTCAACAGTTTATGAGAAAACTTATAAAAAATATGTTGGTGTCAATGGGAAAGGAAAAAAAACAAAGAGAGTTAGAGTGGTAGTCCAAAAAGATGGTACTTTAAGAACAAGCTTTCCATATTAG